GGCATTGATCCCACCGTTATTTCTCATCACTTGTCAATCCAGCAAGGGGCTAAACATGTTGTACAAGCTCGAAGGCggatgggcgaagaaaaggaCAAGGCAGTACAAATAGAAACTCAAAAGTTACTTGAAGGAAAATTCATTAGAGAAGTTCAATACCCAACATGGTTGGCAAATGTTGTTATGGTGCGAAAGGCTAATGGGAAATGGAGAATGTGTACATATTACACAAGTCTAAACAAAGTTTGCCCCAAGGATTCTTATCCGCTTCCAAACGTGGACAAGTTAGTAGATGGGGCTTCTGGGAATGAAATGCTCAGTTtaatggatgcatattcagggtaCAACCAAATTATGATGTATCGTCCTGATGAGGAGAAAACGACGTTCATGACAAgccaggcgaactattgttacaaaacaatgccttttggtttgaagaatgcaggagcgaCCTACCAGCGATTGATGGACAAGGTTTTTGCAaatcaagtgggaagaaacatggaagtgtatgtggatgacatgattgttaaaacTGTCAAAGGGGGCGAGCATCATGAAGACTTGGCCGAGGCATTTGCACAAATCAGGAAATACAATATGAGATTGAATCCAGAAAAATGCTCCTTTGGAATTTTAGGTGGCAAGTTTTTAGGATTCATGGTCACTTCAAGGGGGATCGAGGTTAATCCAGACAAATGCAAAGCTATAGTAAACATGAAAAGCCCGTCCAATATTCGCGAAGTCCAAAGGTTAACAGGACGGTTGGCGGCCTTATCTCGCTTCTTGCCAAAAGCAGGTGATAGGGCAGCGCCATTTTTTGcgtgtttaaaaaagaatacaaCTTTTCAGTGGACAGGGGCGTGCGAAGAGGCCTTTCAGCAGCTTAAGGAGTTACTGGCTTCACCACCTATGCTAGCTAAGCCTACGCCTGGGACTCCTTTAATTCTTTACTTGGCGGTCACTGAGGCGGCGGTTAGTACAGTTTTGcttcaagaagaaaacaagCAGTCTAAAATCATATACTTTGTTAGTCACACGCTACAAGGGGCAGAAGTGCGTTATCAGAAAATAGAAAAGGCGGCTCTAGCAATACTAAAGACGGCCAGGCGACTTCGGCCATACTTTCAGAGTTTCCAAATAAAGGTCAAGACTGACATTCCCTTGAggcaagttttgcaaaagcctgatttatcagggcgactGGTTAGTTGGTCGGTCGAGCTGTCGGAATATGACATTAGCTATGAACCGAGAGGACAAGTCACAATTCAGAGTCTGATTGACTTTGTAGTGGAGTTAACACCCACGGAGGGTGACAAAGAAAATGCTGAATGGGTACTTTCAGTGGATGGTTCATCCAATGAATCAGGAAGTGGGGCAGGCGTGTCGATTGAAAGCCCTGACAAAATGATGATTGAGCAATCACTCAAGTTTGGATTCagggcgagcaataatcaatccgAGTATGAAGCGTTAATAGCTGGCTTGAGACTCGCCATTGAATTAGGAGTGcaaaatttatatataaagGGTGACTCTCAGTTGGTAGTGAAGCAAGTACGCGGTGAATACCAAGTGAAGGATCCACAATTGTCCAAATACCTAGAAATTGTTCAAAGGCTTATGCAGGCGATCAGACATGTAAGGATCGAGCACATACCAAGAAGTCAAAACGAGCGTGCGGATGCATTGGCTAAACTGGCTAGCACTGGGCGATTCGGAAACTACCAAACTGTAATACAAGAAATCTTGCCCCATCCAAGTACAGACATGGCGGAGTTCAAAGTGGCAAAGGCCATAGAGAATGAGGAATCATCTTGGATGGATCCAATCATCGAATTCTTAAGTCAGCAACCGCAAGATGAAAGCAAAAACACTAAAGAAAGAAGGCGAGAGGCTAGCTTTTACACCCTAGTGGGTGGACAGCTGTATAGGCGAGGAGTAATGTCTCCAATGCTTAAATGCGTGGATACCGTCAAATCTCAAGAGATAATGGCTGAGGTTCATGAGGGAGTATGCTCAAGCCACATTGGAGGGCGGCCTTTGGCCGTAAAAGTCCTTAGGgcgggattctattggccaaccatCAAGAAAGATTGCCTTGAATACGTGAAGAAGTGTTCCAAATGTCAGGTTTTCGCCGATATACACAGGGCACCACTAGAGCAACTCACAACAATGACCACCCcgtggcccttcgccatgtggggaacGGACATTTTGGGACCTTTCCAAAGGCAAAGGCTCAAATGAGGTTCATCGTGGTAGCAGTAGATTATTTCACCAAGTGGATAGAGGCCGAGGCACACACCACAATCACTGCCGCCAAGGTGCGAAACTTCTTGTGGAGGCGTGTTGTGTGCCGTTTTGGAGTCCCAATGGCATTAGTTATGGATAATGGCACTCAATTTACCAGCACACTGACAAGGGATTTCTGCGCTGACCTTGGGATTGACATGCGATTCACTTCAGTTGAACACCCACAGACGAACGGCCAGGCTGAGGCGGCAAACAAAGTCATATTAAACGGATTAAAGAAGAAGCTTGATGAGGCGAAAGGATGGTGGGCAGAGGAGTTGCCCGGTGTTTTGTGGGCGTACAATACCACGGTCCAAACCAGCACTGGAGAAACGGCGTATAGGCTAACCTATGGTTCAGACGCCATGTTACCTGTGGAGGTAGAAAATCAAAGCTGGAGGGTTGCAaacaggaatgaagaagaaaacaatgatAACTTAATCGCAAACTTGATCATGCTTCCAGAATTGCAAAGAGAGGCACACTTGCGTAATGAAGCTGGAAAGATAAGGGTCGCCCGAAAATACGCAACTAAGGTCGTCCCTCGAAAAATGAAGGCGGGAGACTTGGTGTTGCGTGAAAGGACGCTGACTTTAGGAAAGAACAAATTGACACCCAattgggaaggcccttttagGGTTAAAGCTGAAGTGGTCGCGGGGGCGTACAAACTGGAACAGTTGGATGGCGGGGCCGTGCGCCGCACGTGGAACGCCTCTAGTTTGAGGCAATACTATagttaagaagaagaaagtcgcactcttttttccttgaaaaaggtttttaatgaggcgaccaATGAAAAGAAGGGGGAAACTCTCATGTACGGGTCTATAAACCCTAATTTTTATTAACATAAATGAAAAATGTTTTACAGTTTGATATTTGTCACAACTGACAAGATCTAACTCATAAACTTTGTTAAACGAATTTCCTATGGCGATGATCTAACATGACAAAAAACTTTCGCAATCAGAAAGTGTCATCACTGAGCAAAcatagccttggcaattctagtggccactagaaaccaagccccGTCCGTAAAACGACTAAGGCCAGTAAAATGTGCCTAAGCCTTGGTTATCATACCAAGCACAAAAAACCTCGCCAAATGTCGAGTAAAGTCTCAGCAAACACGCCATAACGAAATTAAAATGATTACGAGCAAAACATGATtgaaaatcaaaagggaacaAGCGCCCAAATGTCATACGTCATTACAAAATAAAGGGCGGGGCCCGAAATCCAAATGAAAGCAGCAAAAAGTCAAGTTACAAAcatggaaaatatttttaatatcctATGCTTGATTATCTGCGCTGGCAGTGGGGACAGTCTTTTCCACGCCCTCGCCCTGAGTTGTTTCGCTCGCAGCAACTTTCTCCATATCCTCACCCTCATCCTCATCGTCAGACTCTTGCATAA
This portion of the Lotus japonicus ecotype B-129 chromosome 3, LjGifu_v1.2 genome encodes:
- the LOC130744614 gene encoding uncharacterized protein LOC130744614 — protein: MGEIEAELASLLAIREGLDRDLRAVRLRYNAMRVQGYQKLSDELTGDELTKNSQSIKHYVQKKKGATGCDHGLGEEKIDHDNDSEAVIDAKRRFGSTCTRYTKIKKNIEEKEKNPINRGRERRERARLVEEKDLQKVACGQWRYSKTEPPWVSLKLTHARRSRQGMIERLIKAGHLSNFVSGENTQLEAVKNTGGDLSKGKEVVEELGVPVGSCLSIAGGFGGGRMSSKGRKRYVEAVNSVHHAYEGECWLNHTPITFSPKDFDHVIPHDNDPIVVTLRVNNYVTNKVFLDQGSSADIIYGDAFERLGLKESDLKPYMGCLVGFTGDRAKVRGYVELDTAFGEGEYVKKFQVKYLVLPCKATYNVLLGRDTLNKICAVISTAHLTVKYPACNGKVGILRVDQEAARACYAQSLELYGKKATKEAHRVTEIFPHENFSLDPRDDSEELRPQPVEETKSVHLSGRALKIGSTLSKEQEDRLVQLLKNNLDLFAWTIKDVPGIDPTVISHHLSIQQGAKHVVQARRRMGEEKDKAVQIETQKLLEGKFIREVQYPTWLANVVMVRKANGKWRMCTYYTSLNKVCPKDSYPLPNVDKLVDGASGNEMLSLMDAYSGYNQIMMYRPDEEKTTFMTSQANYWGEHHEDLAEAFAQIRKYNMRLNPEKCSFGILGGKFLGFMVTSRGIEVNPDKCKAIVNMKSPSNIREVQRLTGRLAALSRFLPKAGDRAAPFFACLKKNTTFQWTGACEEAFQQLKELLASPPMLAKPTPGTPLILYLAVTEAAVSTVLLQEENKQSKIIYFVSHTLQGAEVRYQKIEKAALAILKTARRLRPYFQSFQIKVKTDIPLRQVLQKPDLSGRLVSWSVELSEYDISYEPRGQVTIQSLIDFVVELTPTEGDKENAEWVLSVDGSSNESGSGAGVSIESPDKMMIEQSLKFGFRASNNQSEYEALIAGLRLAIELGVQNLYIKGDSQLVVKQVRGEYQVKDPQLSKYLEIVQRLMQAIRHVRIEHIPRSQNERADALAKLASTGRFGNYQTVIQEILPHPSTDMAEFKVAKAIENEESSWMDPIIEFLSQQPQDESKNTKERRREASFYTLVGGQLYRRGVMSPMLKCVDTVKSQEIMAEVHEGVCSSHIGGRPLAVKVLRAGFYWPTIKKDCLEYVKKCSKCQVFADIHRAPLEQLTTMTTPWPFAMWGTDILGPFQRQRLK